From a region of the Mercurialis annua linkage group LG1-X, ddMerAnnu1.2, whole genome shotgun sequence genome:
- the LOC126664568 gene encoding phosphoinositide phospholipase C 2-like, producing MAKKEEPPAAIKALFDDYSDHGIMTVDHFLRFLIEIQKQKNATIEEAKAIFNQIHEQQEHSLNLNSFFKFIFGDLNSALDLNRGVHHDMTAPLSHYFIYTGHNSYLTGNQLSSECSVAPIIDALKRGVRVIELDLWPNSTDDDVDVLHGRTLTDPVELIKCLRSIKEHAFVASEYPVVITLEDHLTPDLQAKVAEMVTQTFGDILFSRGPVRLKEFPSPEMLKKRIVISTKPPKEYLDGEEIQADDKNECDEDSDDDEGEGDIKSKKNVAPEYKNIIAIHAGKPKGGLDVGLKVDPEKVRRLSLSEAQLEEAAETHGKEIVRFTQRNILRVYPKGIRVDSSNYNPLVGWMHGAQMVAFNMQGHGESLWLMHGMFNANGGCGYVKKPDFLLKSSPDGEVFDPRAELPVKTTLKVKVYMGDGWYNDFQGFDVFSKPDFYVTVGIAGVPADTVMKETEEAEDNWTPIWNEEFEFPLTVPELALLQIVVTEHDTSQKDDFGGQTCLPVSELQSGIRAVPLHDQSGVKYNSAKLIMHFDFV from the exons ATGGCGAAGAAGGAGGAGCCACCGGCGGCGATCAAGGCCTTGTTCGATGACTACTCCGATCACGGAATCATGACCGTTGACCATTTTCTCAGATTTCTCATTGAGATCCAGAAGCAGAAAAATGCTACAATTGAAGAAGCTAAAGCTATATTTAATCAAATTCACGAGCAGCAAGAACACAGTTTAAATTTAAACAGTTTTTTTAAGTTCATTTTTGGTGATCTTAACTCAGCTCTTGATCTTAACCGTGGG GTGCACCATGATATGACTGCTCCTTTGTCCCATTATTTCATATATACTGGGCATAATTCATATCTAACAGGGAATCAACTTAGTAGCGAATGCAGTGTTGCTCCTATTATCGATGCCCTGAAGAGAGGTGTGAGAGTGATTGAATTGGATTTATGGCCTAATTCCACCGATGATGATGTGGATGTTCTTCATGGGAG GACGCTGACAGATCCAGTGGAGCTTATAAAATGTTTGAGATCTATCAAGGAGCACGCCTTTGTCGCATCCGAATATCCAGTTGTTATAACTCTAGAAGACCACCTCACTCCAGATCTTCAGGCTAAAGTGGCTGAG ATGGTCACTCAAACATTTGGAGATATCCTGTTTTCTCGTGGCCCGGTACGCTTAAAGGAATTTCCCTCTCCGGAAATGTTGAAGAAACGGATTGTCATATCAACCAAACCACCAAAGGAATACCTTGATGGTGAAGAAATTCAAGCTGATGATAAG AATGAATGTGATGAAGATAGTGATGATGACGAAGGTGAAGGAGATATAAAGTCAAAGAAAAATGTAGCTCCagagtataaaaatataattgcaATTCATGCTGGGAAGCCTAAAGGTGGACTAGATGTAGGGCTGAAAGTGGATCCTGAGAAAGTGAGACGTCTTAGCCTCAGTGAGGCTCAGCTTGAAGAGGCCGCGGAAACTCATGGAAAGGAAATTGTCAG gTTTACTCAGCGGAATATACTTAGGGTGTATCCGAAGGGTATTCGTGTAGACTCATCCAACTATAATCCGTTAGTTGGGTGGATGCATGGAGCTCAAATGGTTGCCTTCAACATGCAG GGACATGGAGAATCACTTTGGTTGATGCACGGAATGTTCAATGCCAATGGTGGGTGTGGTTATGTGAAAAAACCAGATTTTCTACTGAAGTCTAGTCCAGATGGTGAGGTATTTGATCCTAGAGCTGAGTTGCCTGTGAAGACAACTTTGAAG GTGAAAGTATATATGGGGGATGGATGGTACAACGACTTCCAAGGTTTTGACGTCTTTTCCAAACCGGATTTTTATGTTACG GTAGGAATTGCTGGAGTTCCTGCAGATACTGTAATGAAGGAAACAGAAGAAGCCGAAGATAACTGGACACCAATTTGGAATGAGGAGTTTGAGTTCCCATTAACTGTTCCAGAACTGGCATTGCTTCAGATTGTAGTTACTGAGCATGATACGTCCCAAAAGGATGATTTTGGTGGTCAAACATGTTTACCTGTGTCGGAATTACAGAGCGGGATTCGAGCAGTTCCGCTCCATGACCAAAGTGGAGTGAAGTATAATAGTGCAAAGCTGATTAtgcattttgattttgtttga
- the LOC126666336 gene encoding uncharacterized protein LOC126666336 produces MVQVKEFRIVMPVSLEEYQIAQMYMVMKMQQQNTNSNEGVEVLENRPLEDDVFGQCQYTSKVYRLQSKAPTWLAAFAPTDALIMQEEAWNAYPRCKTVIKCPYFTKFSLTVETIHKADNGQSENVHGLSKEQLATRQVEYLDIASAATDYWSYAVGSNSTDFSKFKSVRTGRGPLADRWQDRCKPVMTAYKLITIDAPYWGFGYRLEQALLAGERALFLESHRNCFSWIDEWFGVSMQQIRKLELQSNSSLNKKIGMTNFEGLDQRLCLDKEDSGSDVFQLKSEKHELVVDM; encoded by the exons ATGGTTCAAGTCAAAGAATT CCGAATTGTGATGCCAGTATCATTGGAAGAG TATCAGATAGCTCAGATGTATATGGTAATGAAAATGCAGCAACAGAATACAAATAGTAATGAAGGTGTTGAGGTTTTGGAGAATAGGCCCTTGGAGGATGATGTATTTGGACAGTGTCAATACACATCGAAAGTGTATCGGTTGCAAAg CAAAGCGCCTACTTGGCTTGCAGCTTTTGCACCAACAGACGCTCTTATCATGCAAGAAGAAGCTTGGAACGCATACCCGAGGTGCAAGACAG TAATCAAG TGTCCATATTTCACCAAGTTTTCTTTAACTGTGGAAACTATACACAAGGCTGATAATGGTCAATCAGAAAAT GTACATGGTTTATCCAAGGAACAATTAGCAACCAGACAGGTTGAATATCTCGATATCGCTTCAGCCGCTACTGATTATTGGAGCTACGCCGTCGGTAGTAACAGCACTGACTTCTCAAAATTCAAATCTGTAAGAACTGGCCGTGGTCCACTTGCGGATCGATGGCAG GATAGGTGTAAACCTGTCATGACCGCATACAAATTGATCACAATTGATGCACCGTACTGGGGTTTTGGTTATCGACTTGAACAGGCTTTGCTAGCG GGTGAAAGAGCTCTTTTCTTGGAGAGTCATCGGAATTGTTTTAGCTGGATTGATGAATGGTTTGGGGTGTCTATGCAACAAATACGCAAACTTGAACTTCAAAGTAATTCATCACTAAATAAG AAGATTGGAATGACGAATTTTGAAGGCTTAGATCAGAGGCTTTGTCTTGATAAAGAAGATTCTGGCAGCGACGTGTTTCAACTTAAATCCGAGAAGCATGAACTTGTAGTCGATATGTAA